In Cyanobacteria bacterium GSL.Bin1, one genomic interval encodes:
- a CDS encoding NmrA family NAD(P)-binding protein, translated as MKPRIIICGLGRTGYKIFVLLQKQGVAVVGVSDAPLPESKEQEDIIVGDARSRATLMAAGIESAQSLVLAGNDDAVNLAILTQARLLNPEIRIVNRLYNHSLGQRLDQILPNHFSLSVSALAAPVFTFAAMGNEAIGQLQLFNQTWPLHEEVISADHPWLGTPIDELWENPHRMLIHYLPRHGNGNLVAAITAGKRLKAGDRIIVGIRPQIRKNHRQRLRRRIKTITRLPLFHHHARPVAIVTLSLLVTIFLATATYVSTNLDTSIVNALYFSVGMITGAGGQEQVAENANTLIKIFTALMMIVGAGVIGICYALINDFVLGSRFKEFWDVARLPTQGHYIICGLGGIGMRIVEYLHQQNHEIVVIERDRENRFLHTARSLGVPLILEDANLEATLQAANLQKAEAIFAVTSDDMVNVEIALTAKALQGKLPAIVRNHNPELTHSVQKVFQFQNVLCPTDIATPAFAAAALGGRILGNGLNGDLLWVCLSTRITPQHPFCNQLVKDSAMAANFVPLYLETQKKTRHGWQLLNTCLTAGDILYLTIPATELNLSLFYHSS; from the coding sequence GCTTAGGGCGGACTGGATATAAAATTTTTGTGTTGCTTCAAAAGCAGGGGGTAGCGGTGGTGGGAGTGAGTGATGCTCCGTTGCCGGAGTCAAAAGAGCAAGAAGATATTATTGTTGGGGATGCGCGATCGCGCGCGACATTAATGGCAGCGGGGATCGAATCGGCACAAAGTCTGGTTTTAGCGGGAAATGATGATGCGGTGAATCTAGCTATCCTTACCCAAGCCCGCTTACTCAATCCTGAAATTCGCATTGTCAACCGACTGTATAATCATAGTCTGGGTCAACGCCTCGATCAGATTCTACCCAATCACTTTAGTCTCAGTGTTTCCGCCTTAGCTGCCCCCGTTTTTACCTTTGCTGCCATGGGCAATGAGGCGATTGGACAACTGCAACTGTTTAATCAAACTTGGCCGCTTCACGAAGAAGTAATTAGTGCCGATCATCCTTGGCTGGGAACCCCCATTGATGAACTTTGGGAAAACCCGCACCGGATGCTAATTCATTATCTCCCGCGTCATGGCAATGGCAATTTAGTGGCAGCAATCACAGCCGGAAAACGCTTAAAAGCCGGAGATCGCATTATTGTTGGGATTCGACCGCAAATCCGGAAAAATCATCGTCAGCGCCTCAGACGAAGGATTAAAACGATAACGCGGTTGCCCTTGTTTCATCATCATGCGCGTCCCGTTGCCATAGTAACTTTGAGCTTATTGGTAACGATTTTTCTTGCCACTGCCACCTATGTATCCACTAACTTAGACACTTCCATTGTCAATGCGCTTTACTTTTCAGTGGGAATGATTACCGGTGCCGGTGGACAAGAACAAGTAGCAGAAAATGCCAATACATTGATTAAAATTTTTACAGCCTTGATGATGATTGTGGGCGCTGGCGTGATTGGGATTTGCTATGCTCTGATTAATGATTTTGTTCTGGGGAGTCGGTTCAAGGAGTTTTGGGATGTCGCGCGACTTCCCACCCAGGGTCACTATATTATCTGTGGGTTGGGGGGGATTGGTATGCGGATTGTGGAATATCTCCATCAACAAAATCATGAAATTGTTGTGATTGAGCGCGATCGCGAAAATCGCTTTCTCCACACCGCGCGATCGCTGGGGGTTCCCCTCATCCTCGAAGATGCCAACCTCGAAGCCACCTTACAAGCAGCCAATCTCCAGAAAGCAGAAGCGATCTTTGCGGTCACCAGCGACGATATGGTGAATGTTGAAATTGCCCTCACTGCCAAAGCCTTGCAAGGTAAGCTGCCAGCGATTGTCCGTAACCATAATCCCGAGTTAACCCATTCGGTGCAAAAGGTTTTTCAGTTTCAAAATGTCTTGTGTCCCACAGACATTGCTACCCCAGCCTTTGCGGCGGCGGCTTTAGGGGGGAGAATCTTAGGGAATGGTTTAAATGGCGATTTGCTATGGGTTTGCCTCTCGACACGGATTACGCCACAGCATCCCTTTTGCAATCAGTTGGTGAAAGACAGTGCCATGGCAGCCAACTTTGTGCCCCTCTATCTGGAAACGCAGAAAAAAACTCGTCACGGTTGGCAACTGCTGAACACTTGTTTAACCGCAGGTGATATTTTATATCTGACGATTCCGGCAACAGAATTAAATTTATCCTTGTTTTACCATTCCAGCTAA
- a CDS encoding DUF1449 family protein yields MLVIYLACALIGGLFVALSVSGGFEGFDFDTEADFDVDADVDAEADFDDVDFGTYQGKTEKKYNPWLGKPSPQQKLWLPIFSFKFWTFGICFFGLTGLALTWLQPSLGSFLIALIAVLMGLIIGTAMAWLLRVLGGNYTNSFTRTDDLVGVVGTVEIPFDASSRGKVQLSLKGSTLGFSAMTEQDKAFQRGEEVLVVSCQDNRVWVVSADSLKDQ; encoded by the coding sequence ATGCTTGTTATTTATTTAGCCTGTGCTTTAATCGGTGGTCTCTTTGTTGCTTTATCGGTATCTGGCGGTTTTGAGGGCTTTGATTTTGATACCGAAGCTGATTTTGATGTCGATGCTGATGTGGACGCCGAAGCCGATTTTGATGATGTCGATTTTGGCACGTACCAAGGGAAAACTGAAAAAAAATATAATCCGTGGCTGGGTAAGCCTTCTCCCCAACAAAAACTCTGGCTGCCCATTTTTAGTTTCAAATTTTGGACATTTGGTATTTGTTTTTTTGGCTTGACCGGGTTAGCGTTAACCTGGCTGCAACCGAGTTTGGGCAGCTTTCTCATCGCACTCATTGCTGTCTTAATGGGATTAATCATTGGCACAGCAATGGCTTGGTTATTGCGGGTATTAGGGGGAAACTACACCAATAGTTTCACGCGGACTGATGATTTAGTGGGTGTTGTGGGAACCGTGGAAATTCCCTTTGATGCCAGTAGCCGTGGCAAAGTACAGCTGTCGTTGAAAGGCTCAACTTTGGGATTTTCTGCGATGACCGAACAAGATAAAGCATTTCAGCGCGGGGAAGAAGTCTTAGTGGTTTCTTGCCAAGATAACCGAGTTTGGGTGGTTTCAGCCGACAGCTTAAAAGATCAATAA
- a CDS encoding flotillin family protein, whose product MVQQRDIERETVMEVSSPPVFAQTNNSNGNPLGTSVTIALVIFVAVLMVGAINSLVQICDPNKILIISGRKYKRKDGQQLGYRVIYGGRTFRIPILEQVETMDLTTMPVPIEVTNAYAKGGTPLNIQAIANVKISGDWSLVGNAIERFLGRDRGEISRVARETLEGNLRGVVATLTPEQLNEDRLEFAARIANDVSGDLAKLGLQLDTLKIQSVSDEVDYLNSIGRRQIATIVRDAEIAESNAVAEAEQIEADCDRQAEVAETQARTAVQEKENELRRIKAEVEKEAKVEEERTTAAAKEAKARAQQELQAVRAQLEKARLEVDEILPAQAQQKADELQAKGKAAKVAEDTKASAQVNEMLAQIWQETGVDASELFLVQQMEMILKQAANVPHRLHLGDVTVIDNGDGKALASLSNAYPEMIRQFLQQSEETLGITLSGKKGEAAEETKTEEEA is encoded by the coding sequence ATGGTTCAGCAACGGGACATAGAAAGAGAAACGGTGATGGAGGTTTCATCACCACCAGTTTTTGCCCAGACCAATAATAGTAATGGTAATCCTTTGGGAACCAGTGTCACGATCGCGCTCGTTATTTTTGTCGCTGTTCTCATGGTCGGGGCGATTAATAGTTTGGTGCAAATTTGCGATCCCAATAAAATCTTGATTATTTCCGGTCGCAAATATAAGCGCAAAGATGGACAGCAACTGGGCTACCGAGTCATTTACGGCGGACGCACCTTTCGGATCCCCATCCTGGAACAGGTGGAAACCATGGATTTAACCACGATGCCCGTCCCCATTGAAGTGACCAATGCTTACGCGAAAGGGGGAACGCCTCTGAATATCCAAGCGATCGCGAATGTGAAGATTTCTGGGGATTGGTCACTAGTAGGGAATGCGATTGAACGGTTTTTAGGGCGCGATCGCGGTGAGATTTCCCGCGTGGCACGAGAAACCCTAGAAGGGAATTTGCGGGGAGTAGTGGCAACGCTCACGCCGGAACAATTAAATGAAGACCGCCTCGAATTTGCGGCACGGATTGCCAATGATGTCAGTGGCGATTTAGCCAAACTGGGGTTACAACTGGATACCCTCAAAATTCAAAGCGTCTCGGATGAAGTGGATTATCTCAACTCCATTGGACGCCGCCAAATTGCCACTATTGTCCGGGATGCAGAAATTGCCGAATCGAACGCGGTAGCCGAAGCCGAACAAATTGAAGCCGACTGCGATCGCCAAGCAGAAGTTGCTGAAACTCAAGCTCGCACGGCAGTTCAAGAAAAAGAAAATGAACTGCGACGGATTAAAGCGGAAGTGGAAAAAGAAGCGAAAGTGGAAGAAGAACGGACTACCGCTGCTGCTAAAGAAGCGAAAGCCCGTGCCCAACAAGAATTACAAGCGGTTCGTGCCCAACTGGAAAAAGCGCGCTTAGAAGTGGATGAGATTTTACCCGCGCAAGCGCAACAAAAAGCGGACGAATTACAAGCCAAAGGGAAAGCGGCAAAAGTGGCTGAAGATACCAAAGCGTCAGCCCAAGTCAACGAAATGCTTGCTCAAATTTGGCAAGAAACTGGGGTTGATGCCTCCGAATTATTCCTGGTGCAACAAATGGAAATGATCCTCAAACAAGCGGCAAATGTTCCCCATCGCTTGCATTTAGGGGATGTCACAGTGATTGATAATGGCGATGGCAAAGCCCTTGCCTCGCTTTCTAATGCCTATCCGGAAATGATCCGTCAGTTTTTACAACAATCGGAAGAAACCTTGGGCATTACTTTGAGTGGGAAAAAGGGAGAAGCAGCTGAGGAAACGAAAACGGAGGAAGAAGCATGA
- a CDS encoding flotillin family protein yields MSAIITLLVLLFGGAGTIALVIKNLYYICQPSEILIFAGSRQAVADEKTVGYRLVKGGSSIRKPLLEKVFRMNLTNMIIELKVTNAYSKGGIPLKVDGVANIKVAGEEPTIHNAIERLLGKSQKQIEKIAQQTLEGNLRGVLASLTPEQVNEDKMAFARSLLEEAEDDLQKLGLVLDNLQVQNISDDVNYLNSIGRKQRADLLRDARIAEARTKTESALQAAENKKNTSLRQVEAQTAKVRAEANRRLQDALTQREAGIAEAESEIAAEVARTQAELAVQRERRKQVEQQLQADVVAPAEADCQRAQAEAKGQAASIIEDGKAQAEGLRSLAKSWNAAGENAREIFLFQKLEPLLSSMVSTVPEIDVQKVTVIDPAKGGNATKLAAFTEQLRESTGIDLPGMAERIGQSNTASQENSQE; encoded by the coding sequence ATGAGCGCGATTATTACCTTACTCGTACTATTATTCGGTGGGGCAGGAACGATTGCCCTTGTGATCAAAAACTTGTATTACATTTGTCAGCCCAGTGAAATCCTGATTTTTGCCGGGAGTCGCCAAGCCGTTGCTGATGAAAAAACCGTTGGCTATCGTCTCGTCAAAGGCGGGAGTAGTATCCGGAAACCCTTATTAGAAAAAGTCTTTCGGATGAATCTCACCAACATGATCATTGAGTTGAAAGTGACCAATGCTTACTCGAAAGGCGGCATTCCTCTGAAAGTCGATGGGGTTGCCAATATTAAAGTGGCTGGGGAAGAACCCACCATTCACAACGCGATCGAGCGCCTGTTAGGAAAAAGCCAAAAACAAATCGAAAAAATTGCCCAACAAACCCTAGAAGGGAATTTAAGAGGTGTTCTTGCCAGTCTCACCCCCGAACAGGTCAACGAAGACAAAATGGCATTTGCGCGCAGTCTCTTAGAAGAAGCCGAAGACGACTTACAAAAGTTAGGCTTAGTGCTTGATAACTTACAAGTTCAGAACATCTCAGATGATGTCAACTATCTCAACTCCATTGGGCGTAAACAGCGCGCTGACTTACTAAGGGATGCCCGTATCGCCGAAGCGAGAACGAAAACGGAATCGGCACTGCAAGCGGCAGAAAACAAGAAAAATACCTCTCTACGACAAGTCGAAGCCCAAACCGCCAAAGTTCGTGCCGAAGCCAACCGCCGTCTGCAAGATGCCCTGACTCAACGGGAAGCCGGTATTGCGGAAGCGGAATCGGAAATTGCAGCGGAAGTGGCTCGCACGCAAGCGGAACTAGCCGTGCAACGGGAACGACGGAAGCAAGTGGAACAGCAGTTACAAGCGGATGTGGTTGCCCCAGCGGAAGCGGACTGTCAACGGGCGCAAGCGGAAGCCAAAGGACAAGCAGCTAGCATCATTGAAGACGGGAAAGCACAAGCCGAAGGGTTACGCAGTTTGGCCAAATCTTGGAATGCGGCGGGTGAAAACGCCAGAGAAATCTTCCTCTTCCAAAAACTGGAACCGCTGCTATCGAGTATGGTCAGTACGGTTCCCGAAATTGATGTGCAGAAAGTGACAGTGATTGATCCGGCTAAAGGGGGCAATGCCACAAAATTAGCTGCTTTTACCGAACAGCTACGAGAAAGCACCGGCATTGATTTGCCGGGGATGGCAGAACGGATTGGACAGTCTAACACGGCAAGTCAGGAAAACAGCCAAGAGTAG
- a CDS encoding geranylgeranyl reductase family protein, with translation MSRLYDCIIVGAGPAGASAAYHLAKQGHAVLMIEKETLPRYKPCGGGVAPIIQEWFDFDFSPAISLKVTGSRYTWNQADALEVSLDQTQPLWMVRREVFDQFLVQQGQKQGADLKENTLVTGVEPQIDKILVQTRHGSTFQGRYLIAADGGRGPLATWLGFKKRKRILAGALETEVPISDQRDQRIHFEFGMVKPGYLWNFPKADGYSLGIGAFSKRGSQNLRQILADYARLFEVDLKEARHWGHPISLWNGDQTLHTDRALLAGEAACVVDPFTAEGIRPAIFSGIKAAAAIAGALQGESEALANYSCAIAQEWGKEMIWARRLADTFYRFPALGYRIGVKRASATRTLVKIATGELKYSRVAQRGLQRLTSFAR, from the coding sequence ATGAGCAGACTCTATGATTGTATTATTGTGGGTGCGGGTCCGGCAGGTGCCAGTGCAGCCTATCATCTGGCAAAACAAGGACACGCCGTTTTAATGATTGAAAAAGAAACCCTTCCTCGCTATAAACCTTGTGGCGGTGGCGTTGCCCCTATTATTCAAGAGTGGTTTGACTTTGACTTTTCTCCGGCAATTTCCCTGAAAGTGACAGGGAGTCGCTATACCTGGAATCAAGCGGATGCCTTAGAAGTGAGTCTCGATCAGACACAACCGCTGTGGATGGTGAGACGAGAGGTTTTTGATCAGTTTCTAGTGCAACAAGGGCAAAAACAGGGGGCAGACCTAAAAGAGAATACTCTGGTGACTGGGGTGGAACCGCAAATAGATAAAATCTTGGTTCAAACTCGTCATGGCAGCACCTTTCAAGGACGTTATCTGATTGCTGCCGATGGCGGGAGGGGACCGCTAGCGACTTGGTTAGGGTTTAAGAAGCGAAAACGTATTTTAGCCGGGGCATTAGAAACAGAAGTTCCGATTAGTGATCAGCGGGATCAACGGATTCATTTTGAGTTTGGCATGGTCAAGCCCGGGTATCTCTGGAACTTTCCTAAAGCGGATGGCTACTCCTTAGGCATTGGCGCTTTTAGCAAGCGCGGGTCACAAAACCTGCGGCAGATTTTAGCGGATTATGCTCGTTTGTTTGAGGTTGATTTGAAGGAAGCCCGACACTGGGGGCATCCGATTAGTCTCTGGAACGGCGATCAAACACTGCATACTGATCGCGCTCTTCTGGCAGGGGAAGCGGCTTGTGTCGTTGATCCCTTTACAGCAGAAGGAATCCGTCCTGCGATTTTTAGTGGGATTAAAGCTGCCGCAGCCATTGCTGGGGCTTTGCAGGGAGAAAGTGAGGCTTTGGCAAATTATTCTTGCGCGATCGCGCAAGAATGGGGCAAAGAAATGATTTGGGCGCGACGTCTCGCCGATACGTTTTATCGTTTTCCCGCCCTTGGATATCGGATTGGGGTGAAACGAGCCAGTGCGACCCGGACTCTGGTCAAAATTGCCACGGGTGAACTCAAGTATTCTCGGGTTGCCCAACGCGGTCTGCAACGCTTAACCTCCTTTGCCAGGTAG
- a CDS encoding Uma2 family endonuclease yields MTRSQSHAYFTPEEYLEIERSSPIKHHYIQGEMVAIAGASKAHVIITGNLSALLVNHLRGRGCIAYASDMKVRLPALNLFYYPDLAVTYDERDRASNEDFILHPKLMIEVLSDSTEAFDRGDKFADYKSIPELEEYILIHQKQVLVEQFLRKSDALWMPHIVQAGDTVEFVSIGYTCPIEALYENLNQLL; encoded by the coding sequence ATGACCCGTAGCCAAAGCCATGCTTACTTCACCCCTGAAGAGTATTTAGAAATTGAACGCAGCAGTCCGATCAAACATCACTATATTCAAGGGGAAATGGTTGCTATAGCAGGGGCGAGTAAAGCTCATGTCATCATTACGGGCAATCTTTCTGCGTTGTTAGTGAATCATCTGCGAGGGAGGGGTTGCATTGCTTACGCATCGGATATGAAAGTGCGCCTCCCTGCCCTGAATCTATTTTATTACCCCGATTTAGCTGTTACGTACGATGAGCGAGATCGCGCTTCTAACGAAGATTTTATTTTACATCCAAAGCTCATGATTGAAGTCCTCTCTGATTCCACAGAAGCCTTTGATCGCGGGGATAAATTTGCTGATTATAAATCAATCCCAGAATTAGAAGAATATATCCTGATTCATCAAAAACAAGTTTTAGTGGAACAGTTTTTGCGCAAGTCTGATGCTTTATGGATGCCTCACATTGTTCAGGCGGGAGATACCGTAGAATTTGTGAGTATTGGCTATACTTGCCCTATCGAAGCTCTTTATGAAAATCTTAATCAGCTGCTTTAG
- the malQ gene encoding 4-alpha-glucanotransferase gives MELDRASGILLHPTSLPSRYGIGDLGAAAYEFVDFLAGSGQQVWQVLPLGPTGFGNSPYLSYSALAGNPLLISPDKLVEEGLLTQEEVDQYPSFPEERVDYDRVEAMKMPLLRQAFERFAKLPEDQRGPYHDFCYKHGYWVEDFAFFMALKEAHNGISWHEWEEGLAKRDPQILAKWKEHLGWEIYYHKYLQFEFYRQWQNLKNYANERQIKILGDIPIYVAHDSMAVWVHQDIFCLDPETCQPSLMAGVPPDYFSEGGQLWGNPVYNWEQVEANGFDWWLHRFEGTLDYVDLLRIDHFRGFESFWAVPQGEEDARNGHWVKAPGEKFFKLLRERLGELPIVAEDLGIITSNVDALRAQFNFPGMKVLHFAFDSGPENPYLPFNYHDRNCLVYTGTHDNDTTVGWYKKRKAEQKETVRQYVGGISSEGVHWSLIRVALGSVANQAMIPLQDILGLGSEARMNTPSQLGDNWAWRYRRDELTNELRDRLGLLTELYGRAPR, from the coding sequence ATGGAACTTGACCGAGCAAGCGGAATTTTACTACACCCCACCTCCCTTCCCAGTCGCTACGGAATTGGAGATTTGGGCGCAGCAGCCTACGAGTTTGTCGATTTTTTAGCCGGAAGCGGACAGCAAGTCTGGCAAGTTCTTCCTTTAGGACCCACCGGATTTGGCAATTCTCCCTACTTATCTTATTCTGCATTGGCGGGGAATCCTTTATTAATTAGTCCCGATAAGTTAGTGGAGGAAGGCTTACTCACCCAAGAAGAAGTAGATCAATATCCGAGTTTTCCGGAGGAACGGGTCGATTATGACCGTGTAGAAGCCATGAAAATGCCGCTTTTACGTCAAGCGTTTGAACGGTTTGCGAAACTCCCGGAAGATCAGCGGGGTCCTTACCATGATTTCTGTTACAAGCATGGTTACTGGGTAGAGGATTTTGCCTTCTTTATGGCCCTAAAAGAAGCGCATAATGGTATTAGTTGGCATGAATGGGAGGAAGGCTTAGCCAAGCGCGATCCGCAAATCCTAGCGAAATGGAAAGAACATCTGGGCTGGGAGATTTACTATCATAAATACCTCCAGTTTGAGTTTTATCGCCAATGGCAAAACCTGAAAAATTATGCCAATGAACGTCAAATTAAAATCTTAGGGGACATTCCGATCTATGTCGCCCATGACAGCATGGCGGTTTGGGTCCACCAAGATATCTTCTGCCTGGATCCCGAAACCTGTCAACCCTCTTTAATGGCGGGCGTTCCCCCCGATTATTTTAGTGAAGGCGGACAATTATGGGGTAATCCGGTTTATAACTGGGAACAAGTGGAAGCCAATGGCTTTGATTGGTGGCTGCATCGCTTTGAAGGCACGCTCGATTATGTTGATTTACTCCGCATTGACCATTTTCGAGGCTTTGAGTCGTTTTGGGCGGTGCCCCAAGGAGAAGAAGATGCCCGCAACGGCCACTGGGTCAAAGCCCCGGGAGAGAAGTTTTTTAAGCTGTTGCGGGAACGTCTCGGTGAATTACCCATTGTCGCTGAAGATTTAGGGATTATTACCTCGAATGTGGATGCCCTGCGGGCTCAATTCAACTTCCCCGGGATGAAAGTGTTACACTTTGCCTTTGATTCGGGTCCAGAAAATCCCTATTTGCCGTTTAATTATCATGACCGCAACTGTTTGGTTTATACGGGGACTCATGATAATGACACGACGGTAGGCTGGTATAAGAAACGGAAAGCGGAACAAAAAGAGACGGTGCGTCAATATGTGGGTGGAATTTCCTCAGAAGGCGTTCACTGGAGTTTAATTCGCGTCGCCCTGGGGTCGGTTGCCAATCAAGCGATGATCCCCCTCCAAGATATTTTAGGCTTGGGTAGTGAGGCTCGAATGAATACACCCAGTCAATTGGGCGATAACTGGGCATGGCGCTATCGTCGTGACGAATTAACCAATGAATTGCGCGATCGCCTGGGATTGTTAACAGAACTCTATGGTCGCGCTCCCCGTTAA
- a CDS encoding Uma2 family endonuclease: MMTQTVAPSSQLLTMEDYLAYDDGTDTRYELVNGELTVMPPESQVNSSIAKFLFFELAKYLSLTLLSLKDTEIEVTGKRATCRLPDLMVHSEASRSALVGAKRATLTREMPPPALVVEIVSPGEDNRNRDYRYKHTEYAARGITEYWIIDPEPQQVMVCLWVEGKYEDRVYRGETPIQSTVVTEFNLSADQILAFGNH, from the coding sequence ATCATGACCCAAACTGTAGCGCCTTCTTCCCAACTGCTAACAATGGAAGACTATTTAGCCTATGATGACGGCACTGATACGCGCTATGAGTTAGTCAATGGAGAATTGACGGTAATGCCGCCGGAAAGCCAAGTTAATTCGAGCATCGCGAAATTCTTATTTTTTGAACTGGCAAAATACCTTTCTCTGACCTTACTTTCCCTTAAAGATACAGAAATTGAAGTCACTGGCAAACGGGCTACTTGTCGCTTACCTGATCTCATGGTGCATTCTGAGGCGTCGCGAAGTGCCTTAGTCGGTGCAAAACGCGCAACCCTAACCCGAGAGATGCCACCCCCGGCTTTAGTGGTTGAAATTGTCTCGCCAGGGGAAGACAATCGCAATCGAGATTACCGCTATAAACATACAGAATATGCAGCGCGAGGCATTACCGAATATTGGATTATTGATCCCGAACCGCAACAAGTGATGGTGTGTCTTTGGGTGGAAGGGAAGTATGAAGATAGGGTTTATCGGGGTGAAACGCCGATTCAATCCACGGTTGTGACGGAATTTAACCTTAGTGCGGATCAGATTTTAGCGTTTGGGAACCATTAA